A genome region from Sceloporus undulatus isolate JIND9_A2432 ecotype Alabama chromosome 1, SceUnd_v1.1, whole genome shotgun sequence includes the following:
- the POU3F2 gene encoding POU domain, class 3, transcription factor 2: MATTASNHYSLLSAGSPMVHGEPPPGSMQPGAAAAAYRDAQALVQADYAAALQSNGHPLSHAHQWITALSHGGGGGGGGGGGGSAGSGGGAGSSGGGSSGGSGGDSPWSSSPLGQQDIKPSVGQAGARGEDLQQQQQQQQQQQPSRPPHLVHHAGSHHAAVAAAVAWRTAGGSAHLPPGMAAANGGGQGGLLYSQPPPPGFTVNGMLGAGGMHHHGLREAHEEPPPPHHAEHLSQQQQQQQQHPPPAPAHHHHHPHPQHPQPPHPHHPHHPPPPHPHEAPLASAPHSDEDTPTSDDLEQFAKQFKQRRIKLGFTQADVGLALGTLYGNVFSQTTICRFEALQLSFKNMCKLKPLLNKWLEEADSSSGSPTSIDKIAAQGRKRKKRTSIEVSVKGALESHFLKCPKPSAQEITSLADSLQLEKEVVRVWFCNRRQKEKRMTPPGGTLPGAEDVYGPSRDTPPPPPPHHGEQDWGDALPLPSNHPLTTLLQSCL; the protein is encoded by the coding sequence ATGGCGACCACAGCCTCTAACCACTACAGCCTCCTCTCCGCCGGGTCGCCCATGGTCCACGGAGAGCCTCCGCCGGGGAGCATGCAGCcgggcgccgccgccgccgcctacCGCGATGCCCAGGCGCTGGTGCAGGCGGACTACGCCGCGGCGCTCCAGAGCAACGGCCACCCGCTCAGCCACGCTCACCAGTGGATCACCGCGCTCTCccacggaggaggaggcggcggaggaggaggaggaggaggcagcgctgGAAGCGGCGGAGGCGCCGGGAGCAGCGGAGGCGGGAGCAGCGGCGGGAGCGGCGGCGACTCTCCGTGGTCCAGCAGCCCCTTGGGCCAGCAGGACATCAAGCCCTCGGTGGGGCAGGCCGGGGCCCGCGGGGAGgacttgcagcagcagcaacagcagcagcagcagcagcagcccagcagACCTCCGCACTTGGTGCACCACGCCGGGAGCCACCACGCCGCTGTGGCCGCCGCCGTGGCGTGGAGGACGGCGGGGGGCTCGGCTCACCTTCCCCCGGGGATGGCGGCGGCCAACGGAGGCGGACAAGGCGGGCTGCTCTACTCCCAGCCGCCGCCGCCGGGATTCACCGTCAACGGGATGCTGGGCGCCGGCGGGATGCACCACCACGGCTTAAGGGAGGCCCACGAGGAGCCCCCTCCGCCCCACCACGCCGAGCACCTCtcccagcaacaacagcagcagcagcagcacccccCTCCGGCCcctgcccaccaccaccaccacccgcaCCCCCAGCACCCCcagcccccccacccccaccacccccaccaccctccccccccccacccacacgaAGCCCCCCTCGCCTCCGCCCCGCACTCGGACGAGGACACGCCGACCTCCGACGACCTGGAGCAGTTCGCCAAGCAGTTCAAGCAGCGGCGGATCAAACTGGGATTTACGCAGGCGGACGTGGGCCTGGCCCTGGGCACCTTGTACGGCAACGTCTTCTCGCAGACCACCATCTGCCGCTTCGAGGCCCTGCAGCTGAGCTTCAAGAACATGTGCAAGCTGAAGCCCCTGCTGAACAAGTGGCTGGAGGAGGCGGACTCCTCGTCCGGGAGCCCCACCAGCATCGACAAGATCGCCGCCCAGGGCCGCAAGCGCAAGAAGCGCACCTCCATCGAGGTGAGCGTCAAGGGCGCCCTGGAGAGCCATTTCCTCAAGTGCCCCAAGCCCTCGGCCCAGGAGATCACCTCGCTGGCGGACAGCCTCCAGCTGGAGAAGGAGGTGGTCCGCGTGTGGTTTTGTAACAGGAGGCAGAAAGAGAAACGCATGACGCCCCCGGGAGGGACTCTGCCGGGAGCCGAGGACGTGTATGGGCCCAGCAGGGAcacgccgccgccgcctcctcctcacCACGGG